In Terriglobia bacterium, one DNA window encodes the following:
- a CDS encoding GTP-binding protein, whose product MGKEKFDRNKPHVNVGTIGHIDHGKTTLTACITKVLSKHNPKNKYRSFDSIDNAPEEK is encoded by the coding sequence ATGGGGAAAGAGAAATTCGATAGAAATAAGCCGCACGTGAACGTGGGGACGATCGGGCACATCGATCATGGGAAGACGACATTGACGGCGTGCATCACGAAGGTGCTGTCGAAGCACAATCCGAAGAACAAGTACCGGTCGTTTGATTCGATCGATAACGCGCCGGAAGAGAAG